A stretch of the Streptosporangium sp. NBC_01755 genome encodes the following:
- a CDS encoding PH domain-containing protein, producing MSTTRSADEPLRTDPPPPPADPPPPTADPPPADPPPTAKAAAEAVEVVDEVIDEVIDDGVGWQRLSGRVAWVDGLRFVLSLIPSFLTMFVFDRGFDAWPVLIITVVGTTVSILNLRRWLTTRYRLTTDRVEIRRGVLVRKYRSVPRDRIRTVDTTAKFRHRIAGLRVLHIASGEARTSFKLDAIPKKAAEELRDELLRDRGSADPREDVIPENDRPAPQETVIARLSWSWIPYNVISIWSFLAAGLFLLSTSLTLQMFDVDLWEIIGNAVGWEDLGLGWSIAVGAIGCFVVGTIGLTITFFKEKWNFELVRTTTDDGGTALLTRQGLFGTREVYRDDRRLRGVHISEPLLSRWMGLAETEVISTGLRWIPGSDASSSILPRAPIGEARRVAVLVLGDEHRPLEAKLRAHPRTALYRRLIWAVYVPGVVAGLLAWLGATGAVPGRIWLVPVALMPVTCLLAFVAYRSLGHTLAGPYLVMRSGVVRRNTVVLQCRGVIGWTLSQSLLQRALGLMTIRVSTAAGARSYEIPDVAADQAVTFAHGGTPELVSEFLVNDNPSS from the coding sequence GTGAGCACCACCCGGTCGGCGGACGAACCGCTCCGGACGGACCCGCCGCCACCACCCGCCGACCCGCCGCCGCCGACCGCCGACCCACCACCCGCCGACCCGCCGCCGACCGCGAAGGCGGCGGCCGAGGCCGTCGAGGTGGTCGACGAGGTGATCGACGAGGTGATCGACGACGGGGTGGGCTGGCAACGGCTGAGCGGCCGGGTGGCGTGGGTCGACGGGCTGAGATTCGTGCTCAGCCTGATCCCCAGCTTTCTCACCATGTTCGTCTTCGACCGGGGTTTCGACGCCTGGCCGGTCCTCATCATCACCGTGGTCGGCACCACGGTCAGCATCCTGAACCTGCGGCGCTGGCTGACCACCAGGTACCGGCTGACCACCGACCGGGTCGAGATCCGCCGAGGGGTGCTGGTCCGCAAGTACCGCTCCGTCCCCAGGGACCGGATCCGCACGGTGGACACCACCGCGAAGTTCCGGCACCGGATCGCCGGGCTCCGCGTGCTGCACATCGCCTCCGGCGAGGCGCGCACCTCTTTCAAACTCGACGCCATCCCCAAGAAGGCGGCCGAGGAGCTCCGCGACGAGCTGCTGCGCGATCGGGGGAGCGCGGATCCCCGCGAGGACGTGATTCCCGAGAACGACCGCCCGGCGCCCCAGGAGACCGTCATCGCGCGGCTCAGCTGGTCCTGGATCCCGTACAACGTGATCAGTATCTGGTCCTTCCTGGCCGCGGGGCTGTTCCTGTTGAGTACCAGCCTGACGCTGCAGATGTTCGACGTCGACCTTTGGGAGATCATCGGTAACGCGGTCGGCTGGGAGGACCTCGGCCTGGGCTGGTCGATCGCCGTCGGGGCCATCGGCTGCTTCGTCGTGGGCACCATCGGCCTGACGATCACCTTCTTCAAGGAGAAGTGGAACTTCGAGCTGGTCCGCACCACGACCGACGACGGCGGCACGGCGCTGCTCACCCGGCAGGGGCTGTTCGGCACCCGCGAGGTGTACCGCGACGACAGGCGCCTGCGCGGGGTCCACATCAGCGAACCGCTGCTCTCCCGATGGATGGGACTGGCCGAGACGGAGGTCATCTCGACCGGGCTGCGGTGGATCCCCGGGAGCGACGCGTCCAGCAGCATCCTGCCGCGCGCGCCCATCGGCGAGGCGCGCCGGGTGGCGGTCCTGGTCCTCGGAGACGAGCACCGGCCGCTGGAGGCGAAGCTCCGCGCCCACCCGCGCACCGCGCTGTACCGCCGGCTGATCTGGGCCGTCTACGTGCCGGGGGTCGTCGCCGGCCTGCTGGCCTGGCTGGGGGCGACCGGTGCCGTCCCCGGCCGGATCTGGCTGGTCCCCGTCGCGCTGATGCCGGTGACCTGCCTTCTGGCGTTCGTGGCGTACCGGTCACTGGGGCACACGCTGGCCGGGCCGTACCTGGTGATGCGGTCCGGGGTGGTGCGGCGCAACACGGTCGTGCTGCAGTGCCGGGGAGTGATCGGCTGGACGTTGAGCCAGTCGCTCCTGCAGCGCGCGCTGGGGCTGATGACCATCCGGGTGTCTACCGCGGCCGGGGCTCGCTCGTACGAGATACCGGACGTCGCCGCGGACCAGGCCGTGACGTTCGCGCACGGCGGGACCCCGGAACTGGTGTCCGAATTCCTGGTCAACGACAACCCGTCCAGCTGA
- a CDS encoding aldo/keto reductase, which translates to MRQTNLTDDFSVSAIGLGCSSMSHGYGPADRDDEESVRVIHRAIDYGIDIFDTADVYGPYTNEQLLGRALGSHRNDVTIATKCGLVVGPDGRFRRNGRPEYLRTACEGSLRRLGTDSIGLYQLHRVDPAVPLVETWGALGELVTEGKVRALGISHATCEELELVHSVFPITAVQYELSVWSTGTLDDVLPWSQKNGVGFLAFAPLGRGYLSGHVDHTALGADDSRNRDPRFSPDAMSVNQAIVEGLRAIGARHGVTSAQVAIAWTMAQGGNVVPIPGTRRRHWLRDNAAAVDLLLTPEDLRDIHHLPSAMGEMSWDQLRSTGSPTHRS; encoded by the coding sequence ATGCGCCAGACCAACCTCACGGACGACTTTTCCGTGAGCGCGATCGGCCTCGGCTGTAGCTCGATGTCACACGGCTACGGGCCGGCCGACCGGGACGACGAGGAGTCCGTCCGGGTCATCCACCGGGCCATCGACTACGGCATCGACATCTTCGACACCGCGGACGTCTACGGGCCGTACACCAACGAGCAACTGCTCGGGCGCGCGCTCGGATCACACCGGAACGACGTGACGATCGCCACCAAGTGCGGCCTGGTGGTCGGGCCGGACGGCAGGTTCCGTCGCAACGGCCGTCCCGAGTACCTGCGGACCGCCTGTGAGGGCTCGCTCCGCCGGCTCGGGACCGACTCCATCGGGCTGTACCAGCTGCACCGGGTCGACCCGGCCGTCCCGCTCGTCGAGACCTGGGGAGCACTGGGCGAGCTGGTCACCGAGGGCAAGGTCCGGGCGCTCGGCATCTCCCATGCCACCTGCGAGGAGCTGGAGCTGGTCCACTCGGTGTTCCCGATCACCGCGGTCCAGTACGAGCTGTCGGTATGGTCCACGGGCACCCTCGACGACGTCCTGCCGTGGAGTCAGAAGAACGGCGTGGGGTTCCTCGCCTTTGCTCCGCTGGGCCGCGGGTACCTGTCCGGCCACGTCGACCACACCGCCCTGGGCGCGGACGACTCCCGCAACCGGGACCCGCGCTTCAGCCCCGACGCGATGAGCGTCAACCAGGCGATCGTCGAGGGCCTGCGCGCGATAGGCGCCCGGCACGGCGTCACCTCGGCGCAGGTGGCGATCGCCTGGACGATGGCTCAGGGCGGCAACGTCGTCCCCATCCCGGGAACGAGGCGACGGCACTGGCTCAGGGACAACGCGGCCGCGGTCGACCTGCTCCTCACCCCCGAGGATCTACGCGACATCCACCACCTCCCATCGGCGATGGGCGAGATGAGCTGGGACCAGCTCCGTTCCACCGGCTCGCCGACCCACCGGAGCTGA
- a CDS encoding GNAT family N-acetyltransferase — MTGPKKLIFPHTASRRVVLHPASGTDQAGFAQIFVRTGVESVRPAVRPGRGTMRAHAAFHISTTATNERLGFAGLHALDPAGHVRCAVYLDPQRARLGVGSEAILLMINYAFATLNVDRVIGQTTEASFASFGITGGDKEIGALRDHMYFRGRLWDLHNFEIERPKWEEYIDRNATGVLPPPLSWRAAPPRPLEVS, encoded by the coding sequence ATGACAGGACCCAAGAAGTTGATCTTTCCGCATACGGCGTCACGCCGTGTCGTGCTCCACCCCGCGAGCGGTACCGACCAGGCCGGCTTCGCCCAGATCTTCGTACGTACGGGGGTGGAGAGCGTCCGCCCGGCGGTACGGCCGGGCCGGGGAACGATGCGCGCCCACGCCGCCTTCCACATCTCCACGACCGCCACCAACGAGCGTCTGGGCTTCGCCGGCCTGCACGCGCTCGACCCGGCCGGGCATGTCAGATGCGCCGTCTACCTGGATCCCCAGCGGGCCCGGCTGGGCGTGGGCTCCGAGGCCATCCTGCTGATGATCAACTATGCCTTCGCCACACTGAACGTCGACCGGGTGATCGGGCAGACCACCGAGGCCAGCTTCGCCTCCTTCGGGATCACCGGGGGCGACAAGGAGATCGGCGCCCTGCGCGATCACATGTACTTCCGCGGGCGCCTGTGGGACCTGCACAACTTCGAGATCGAGCGCCCGAAGTGGGAGGAGTACATCGACCGGAACGCCACCGGCGTGCTTCCCCCGCCGCTGAGCTGGCGGGCCGCGCCGCCCCGGCCTCTTGAGGTGTCCTGA
- a CDS encoding NAD-dependent epimerase/dehydratase produces MATTAAKPLITVLGASGLLGTAVARELAVRPVRLRLVGRRPTSVPSGSRADVEVRIADLTHGDALAAAVDGADAVIHLVAHRGNASTWRAAAVDPAAERVNLGLVHDLVDAVRAQRPDRPPTVVFAGSVSQAGRSLSARIDGSQPDEPLTAYDRQKLAAERAIEAACAEGLIRGSTLRLATLYSRGTDPTALDRGVVAAMMRRAFADQPLTMWHDGSVKRDLLCVDDAATAFVTALDQAEVVSGRHWLVGTGQATSVADLFAMISKTVATRSGRPPVPVVSVPPADHSMPTDVLDFVLDPAAFQDATGWAPRVPLFEGLDGVAAAIAREF; encoded by the coding sequence ATGGCCACCACGGCCGCGAAACCGCTGATCACCGTACTCGGTGCCTCGGGCCTGCTGGGCACGGCCGTCGCCCGCGAGCTGGCGGTCAGGCCGGTCCGGCTCCGGCTGGTCGGGCGCCGCCCCACTTCCGTCCCGTCCGGATCGCGCGCCGACGTCGAGGTGCGCATCGCCGACCTGACCCACGGCGACGCCCTCGCCGCCGCGGTCGACGGCGCCGACGCGGTGATTCACCTGGTCGCGCACAGGGGAAACGCGAGCACGTGGCGGGCCGCCGCGGTCGACCCCGCCGCGGAGCGGGTCAACCTGGGCCTGGTGCACGACCTCGTCGACGCGGTCCGGGCGCAACGGCCGGACCGGCCCCCGACGGTGGTGTTCGCCGGCTCGGTCTCGCAGGCGGGGCGCTCGTTGTCGGCGCGGATCGACGGCAGCCAGCCGGACGAGCCGCTGACGGCGTACGACCGGCAGAAACTGGCCGCCGAACGCGCGATCGAGGCCGCCTGCGCCGAAGGGCTGATCCGGGGCAGCACGCTGCGGCTGGCGACCCTCTACAGCCGGGGCACCGATCCCACCGCCCTGGACCGGGGCGTGGTCGCGGCCATGATGCGCCGGGCGTTCGCCGACCAACCGCTCACCATGTGGCACGACGGCTCCGTCAAGCGGGACCTGCTCTGCGTCGACGACGCGGCCACCGCGTTCGTCACCGCGCTGGACCAGGCCGAAGTGGTCTCCGGCCGGCACTGGCTGGTCGGGACGGGGCAGGCGACCAGCGTCGCCGACCTGTTCGCGATGATCTCCAAGACCGTCGCCACCCGCTCGGGACGACCGCCGGTCCCGGTCGTCTCGGTCCCGCCCGCGGACCACTCCATGCCGACGGACGTGCTGGATTTCGTACTCGACCCGGCCGCGTTCCAGGACGCCACCGGCTGGGCTCCGAGGGTGCCGTTGTTCGAGGGCCTGGACGGCGTCGCCGCCGCCATCGCCAGAGAATTCTGA